The sequence CCGGTCACCGTTCGGGAAGTACTGGAAGACCTTCAGCAGGAACGGTCCATCGCCTACACCACGGTCATGACCGTTATGGACAATCTTCATCAGAAGGGCTGGGTCCGCCGGGAGGCGGAAGGCCGCGCCTATCGATATACGGCCGTCTCCACCCGCGCCGCCTACTCGGCCGCACTGATGAACGAAGCCTGGTCGACGAGCGACAACCCCGCGGCCGCTCTCGTCGCCTTCTTCGGCATGATGTCCGCGGAACAGCGCGAAGCCCTCCGCGACGCCGTACGGATCGTCCAGCACGACGACGAGTCCGCCGCGGAACCCTCGACGGAACCCTCCGCAGAACCCGCCGCCGAAGCACCGTCCGCCCAGGCGCCCGCGGAGCCCGAAGCAGAAGAGGGCTCCGCCGCGCGGCGGGACGAGCCGGGGCGATAACGTCCGGGGCCATGGGAGAGTTTTCCACTGCACACGCAGAAACAGTGACGATCCGCCGCGCCCGCACCGGTGATGTTCCCGCGCTGCGCCGCCTGCTCGACCAGTACGTGCAGCAGCGGATCCTCCTCGACAAAGCGCCCGTCGTCCTTTACGAGGACATCCAGGAGTTCTGGGTCGCGGAACGCGCCTTGGACGGCCAGGTGGTGGGCTGCGGCGCTCTCCACGTCATGTGGGAAGACCTCGCCGAAGTCCGCACTCTCGCCGTCGACCGCGAGTTGAAGGGCGGCGGAGTCGGCCACCGGGTGCTGGAGCAGTTGTTGCGCACGGCCCGCGATCTGGGGGTCAGCCGGGTTTTCTGCCTGACCTTCGAAGTGGACTTCTTCACGAAGCACGGCTTCGTCGAGATCGGCGAGACCCCCGTCGAGACCGATGTGTACATGGAGCTCCTGCGTTCCTATGACGAGGGTGTCGCCGAGTTCCTCGGTCTCGAACGAGTGAAGCCGAACACCTTGGGCAACAGTCGGATGCTTCTGCACCTCTGATCGATCACCCCGGCTATTCCGGCGCTCGGCAGGCCTGTGGCCTATGTCCGAATCGCGCACGTTTCCCGCCCTGTTGCGGTCTCGAACCTCTCCCGGGGGTTTGTGTTTTCCTGGCAAAAGCGGTTTCCTTTCCGCGTACTGCTTTTCGATGAAAGGAAATCCCGGTGGCACAGAAGGTTCAGGTCCTTCTTGTCGACGACCTCGACGGTGTCGAGGCGGACGAGACGGTGACGTTCGCTCTGGACGGCAAGACCTACGAGATCGACCTCACCACCGCCAACGCTGAAAAGCTCCGCGGTCTGCTCGAACCGTTCACCAAGGGCGGCCGCCGCACCGGTGGCCGCGCCACCTCCGCCCGTGCCAAGGGCGGCCGTGCCTCCGCGACGACCGGAAACCCGGACACCGCCGAGATTCGCGCGTGGGCCAAGGAGAACGGTTACAACGTGAACGACCGCGGCCGTGTCCCGGCCGACATCCGCGAGGCCTACGAGAAGGCCAAGGGCTGACCCACGGAGCCGCGCACCGGCGTGCGGGCCCTGCGTCGCAGACGCGCGCGGTGGCATTCCGTCGCCGCCGCGGCGACCAGGCGTACGAGATCGGGCCCGTGGGCGGGTCCGGTGCCCTGCCCAGGACCGGGCAGGGACGGCAGAAGCGCCTCGCATCCCCGCTCGGGGGGTCGCAGCCACACAGCGGCCCCCCGGGGACTCTCGCCGAGGGCGGAGACCGGGGGAGCGGGGGCGGCGATCCGGCCACCCGCACCCAGGGCGGTCAGATCCAGGGCGACCCCGCCCCATTCCAGCCAGTCGAGCAACCCGTCCAGCTCCTCTGCGCTGCCCGCGGCCACCAGGAACCGCATCCGGCGCCCCGCCACCGCCACCGGACCCGTCCTGACCCGCCTGCGCAGCAGCGCCGTCCCCGCATCGGACGGCAGCTCCAGGACGTCGAACCGGGTCCCGGTGACGAGCTGGGCGGGCGG comes from Streptomyces sp. NBC_01408 and encodes:
- a CDS encoding BlaI/MecI/CopY family transcriptional regulator, translating into MPRPLGDLEDAVMTRVWQWNRPVTVREVLEDLQQERSIAYTTVMTVMDNLHQKGWVRREAEGRAYRYTAVSTRAAYSAALMNEAWSTSDNPAAALVAFFGMMSAEQREALRDAVRIVQHDDESAAEPSTEPSAEPAAEAPSAQAPAEPEAEEGSAARRDEPGR
- a CDS encoding amino-acid N-acetyltransferase, coding for MGEFSTAHAETVTIRRARTGDVPALRRLLDQYVQQRILLDKAPVVLYEDIQEFWVAERALDGQVVGCGALHVMWEDLAEVRTLAVDRELKGGGVGHRVLEQLLRTARDLGVSRVFCLTFEVDFFTKHGFVEIGETPVETDVYMELLRSYDEGVAEFLGLERVKPNTLGNSRMLLHL
- a CDS encoding Lsr2 family protein gives rise to the protein MAQKVQVLLVDDLDGVEADETVTFALDGKTYEIDLTTANAEKLRGLLEPFTKGGRRTGGRATSARAKGGRASATTGNPDTAEIRAWAKENGYNVNDRGRVPADIREAYEKAKG
- a CDS encoding SCO3374 family protein, producing the protein MAVSTVSAVSVPSPRVAPEEDAYASWYERVPGWTLVDGPPAQLVTGTRFDVLELPSDAGTALLRRRVRTGPVAVAGRRMRFLVAAGSAEELDGLLDWLEWGGVALDLTALGAGGRIAAPAPPVSALGESPRGAAVWLRPPERGCEALLPSLPGPGQGTGPAHGPDLVRLVAAAATECHRARLRRRARTPVRGSVGQPLAFS